The bacterium sequence TTTTAATTTCCCTGGAAGCAAATTGAACAGTTCCATTCACTCCCGCGCCTGCAGCGTATCCTTTCAGTCCTTCCTTTTTAAGGATGTCATTGTAACCGTCGATCAACATTTGATTCAGCTTACTCAGCCGCGGATAAACGTCGTCTGTCAGCACTTTCGTCAGCATGGCAAGACCTGCTGCGACACCCACAGCATTTGAATTGTAAGTTCCCGCATGAAATACGATTCCACGATCAAGCACTTCGAGCACATCCTTCCGGCCACCAAAAGCAGCCATCGGAAAACCACCCCCAATCGCTTTCGCGAGACAAATGAGGTCAGGTCTGACATTGAAATACTCACACGCGCCCCCACGGGCCAGTTTCACGCCGGTCTTCACTTCATCCATGATGAACAAGGATCCATTTTCCTGACACATCCGGTGTACGGCCTGCAAATATCCTTTTTCCGGCATGCACACTCCGATATTCATCGGAATCGGTTCCAGAATCACTGCGGCAACCTGGCCGGGATGTTTTCGAAAACAATTTTGCAAAGCCTCAAGATCGTTGAACGTACAGGGCACCGTATTTGCTGCAGTGCCATCAGGTATCCCTTCAGAGGCTTTTACCATTACTGGATTCTTCGGATCGCCCGCTTTTTTGACGTCAGGCTTGTAACTGATCAGGACGGAATCGTGCACACCATGATAACAACCTTCCATCTTGATGATTTTCTCGCGACCGGTAAACCCGCGGGCAACACGAATCGCATGCATCGTGGCTTCCGTACCCGAATTTGCAAATCTGACTCTTTCAATCGGAAAGCGCCGGCACAATTCCTCGGCAAATTTCTGCTCCAACTCGTATGGCATTCCGTACATCGTTCCTTTTTCAAACTGGTCAGAAACGGCCTTCAATATAGCTGGATGCGCATGACCCGCCATCAATACGCCAAAACAGAGATTGTGGTCGAGATATTCATTTCCATCCAGATCCCAGAATCTGCCCCCCGAGGCATGATCCACAAAGATGGGATGCGGAGGATAGTACCGAAAATTGCTTGTGACCCCAAGAGGAATGTATTTTCTACCGTTCTCCAGTGCCGCCTTGCTTTTTGGCGTTCGTGCGGCAAACTTTTCCATTTCACTTTTAGAAGCGCTCACAATGGGGTTCCCTCCTGTAGCCCGCCATTTTAACATGAAAATAGGTGCTTGACTCTCGAGAACGGAGTGTTATTAATATTACATTGCCTTTTTGTAAGGCAGAGAAATAGTTACTTCATTATGAGTAAAAAAGGAGAAGAGAATGGCACAAGAAAAAGTGAATCGCGCAGGAGTGAAACGGGAATCCGGATATTTGTATTTTTTGGATGCGGATGGTGACATAAGCCGCGCCCCGATGGTACGAGGACACAGCAAGTCCCAGAAAGGCAAAACGGAGAAAGTAGCGAAGACAGCGGTCAAAAAAGAAGCTGGTTACATGTACTTCATTGATAAGGATGGGGACGTAGCCCGCACGAAAATGGCACGGGGCGGCAAGAAGCGCTAATCTTTGAAGCAACCACAGATGAACACAGCTGAACACCGATAAAAATTAGCTTTACCATCTGTGTTTATCTGTGTTCATCTGTGGTTTCAAGAAGCTGCTGCGCGGGCTTGCTGCACATGCTGCATCGCTTCGCGCGGTTTCCCCAGACGATTGTAGATATCTGCCAGAAGAAAGTGTCCAAAGGGAAGCTGCGACTTTTCCTGCAGCTTCTGCATCCCTTCCTCGGCGAAGGTTTTTGCTTGGAGAATGTCTCCCCCTGTATCCATTAGATTCTTCGCCAGATACAAATACGCGATGCCAAAATCAGGTTTGGAACGAATGCAGGCTTCCAGCTCAGAACGTTCCTCGAGACGTCTTCCCTGCTTGCGATAAACGCGGCTTAAATTAAAATTTGCCGGATACGATTCCGGAAACAGTTCGAGTTCCTTCCGGTATTCCGTTCCCGCCTGTTCCAGATCCTGATGTTCTTCATGCACCAATGCCAGATTGAAATGCGCATTCGGAATTCGCGGGTTCAATTGAAGGGCTTTCTGTAATTCGGGAATGGCTGCGTCGTACTTTTTTAATTCCACAAAACATGCGCCAAGCCGGTTTCGCGAGATGGCTTGCTCGGGATCCAGTTCCACAACCTTCTTGAAATAAGAGAGAGCCAGTTCAAAATCCTTCTCATCCAGAGCTATATCAGCCAGATTGAAATAAGCTTTTGAATCTCTTGGATCTTTCTGCATTAAATGCTGAAAACCTGCTTTCGCCGCTTCAAAATTTCCTTCCTCTTTGTACACTCTTGCCAGCGCAAAAATCGCAGGAACATAATCGGCATTGTATTTCAACGCACTCTGAAAACTTTCACGGGCCAAAGTATGCTTCTTCTGCTTTTCGTAAATATTTCCTAATACAAGATGTGCTTCCAGGATCCGGTCATCCTCCTGGAGAACTCGCTGGATGTTATTAAACGCATCGGTTAGTTTCCCCTCGGCTGAAAACGACTGCGCGAGCTTGATCCGGTTGTAAAGCCGGATTTTTAGTTTCGGGTCAGGCAAAATTCCGGATTCCGACGTATGAGTTTGGGCTACATACCCGATGTAACCCAATGCCTGCAGTTTTTCGAGTGAATCGTCATCCATGGTCTGCGGCCCTTTTACCGTCGCAAAATTTGCAAGCATCGTTGCGAGCTCCGATTCAAAAGGCTGCGCTCGCTTTTGCTCTCGCGTATACAGGTTGAGCCTTTCGGTGGAATCTTCGGTGAGACGGTAAAGCTCGCGATCAGGAGCCTGAATGTACTTATATTCATTTGTGCGTAGAGCTTTCAGTTCACTCCAGCCATAATGAAAACGAGGATAGTAGGACTCACTGTAAGCTACCAAGTGTTTGTTCATCGGCCGGCCGTGAACGAGTGGCATGAGACTTGTGCCTTCCCCCGCTTTGGCCGATACGCCGGTCGCATCACAAATCGTTGCAAAGAGATCGATGCTGCGAACCTGATCCTTTACCCTGACAGGTTTTGCCCCGGGCATTCTGATGATCAACGGAACCCTCATCGTAGCGTCATAAATGAAAAACCCGTGGCCGGATTCCTCATGTTCTCCCAGCGATTCCCCATGATCCGCTGTTAGTATTACAAGTGTAGTATTCAACAGATCATTTTGTTCGAGCTGTTCTCGGATGCGCCCGATCAAATTGTCAGAGTAAGAGATTTCTCCGTCGTAGAGTCCGACATTGCCTTTTGTGTTCGAAGCAGAGCGAAACGGGTCCGGGGGATCGTAGGGAGTATGAGGATCGTAAAAATGCACCCACGCGAAAAATCGCGAATCTTTGTTCTTGCTGATCCAGTTGAGCGCCTGTTGAAGAGTCTCGTCTCCCCGTCTTTGCACCGAATCGAGACTGACCGTTTTGTACTTGGATAACTCAAAGTTGTCGAAGTACTCATCAAAGCCCTGAGCAATTCCCCACCGGCGATCCAGCACAAAAGCGCTGATAAAGCCACCGGTGCGAAAGCCGCTTGCCTTCATGGTCTCGGCCAGAGTCTGCGCTTTGTCATCCAGATAGAATCCGCCGTTGTCTCGGACACCGTGAACGTAAGGGTTGTAGCCCGTCATAATGGAAGAATGGGAAGGTAAAGTCAGTGGAATCACGGCGATCGCATTTTGAAAGAGAGCGCCCTGTTCACCGAGGCGATCGATATTCGGGGTTTGCGCCGGCGCATATCCGTAAATCCCAAGATGATCCGCGCGAAGCGTATCGATCGTGATCAAGAGCACATTCCGAACAACGGCTGGTCTGGCGCTTTTCTGAAAATAGAAATACCCGGCAACACCCAGGGCGGCGATAACAGCAAAGATCAGAACAATTTTGCGCAT is a genomic window containing:
- a CDS encoding aspartate aminotransferase family protein, which produces MSASKSEMEKFAARTPKSKAALENGRKYIPLGVTSNFRYYPPHPIFVDHASGGRFWDLDGNEYLDHNLCFGVLMAGHAHPAILKAVSDQFEKGTMYGMPYELEQKFAEELCRRFPIERVRFANSGTEATMHAIRVARGFTGREKIIKMEGCYHGVHDSVLISYKPDVKKAGDPKNPVMVKASEGIPDGTAANTVPCTFNDLEALQNCFRKHPGQVAAVILEPIPMNIGVCMPEKGYLQAVHRMCQENGSLFIMDEVKTGVKLARGGACEYFNVRPDLICLAKAIGGGFPMAAFGGRKDVLEVLDRGIVFHAGTYNSNAVGVAAGLAMLTKVLTDDVYPRLSKLNQMLIDGYNDILKKEGLKGYAAGAGVNGTVQFASREIKNYRDWLEVDAEMWKVWWYGMLNRGVMTQAYAWDEQWTLCVAHTEKDIEFHLEKFRELVPLLKQTQG
- a CDS encoding sulfatase-like hydrolase/transferase, coding for MRKIVLIFAVIAALGVAGYFYFQKSARPAVVRNVLLITIDTLRADHLGIYGYAPAQTPNIDRLGEQGALFQNAIAVIPLTLPSHSSIMTGYNPYVHGVRDNGGFYLDDKAQTLAETMKASGFRTGGFISAFVLDRRWGIAQGFDEYFDNFELSKYKTVSLDSVQRRGDETLQQALNWISKNKDSRFFAWVHFYDPHTPYDPPDPFRSASNTKGNVGLYDGEISYSDNLIGRIREQLEQNDLLNTTLVILTADHGESLGEHEESGHGFFIYDATMRVPLIIRMPGAKPVRVKDQVRSIDLFATICDATGVSAKAGEGTSLMPLVHGRPMNKHLVAYSESYYPRFHYGWSELKALRTNEYKYIQAPDRELYRLTEDSTERLNLYTREQKRAQPFESELATMLANFATVKGPQTMDDDSLEKLQALGYIGYVAQTHTSESGILPDPKLKIRLYNRIKLAQSFSAEGKLTDAFNNIQRVLQEDDRILEAHLVLGNIYEKQKKHTLARESFQSALKYNADYVPAIFALARVYKEEGNFEAAKAGFQHLMQKDPRDSKAYFNLADIALDEKDFELALSYFKKVVELDPEQAISRNRLGACFVELKKYDAAIPELQKALQLNPRIPNAHFNLALVHEEHQDLEQAGTEYRKELELFPESYPANFNLSRVYRKQGRRLEERSELEACIRSKPDFGIAYLYLAKNLMDTGGDILQAKTFAEEGMQKLQEKSQLPFGHFLLADIYNRLGKPREAMQHVQQARAAAS